In Roseomonas fluvialis, one genomic interval encodes:
- a CDS encoding MaoC family dehydratase: MSALYLEDLTPGRRFAAGPVTVTEAEIIAFATRYDPQPFHTDPAAAQDHALFRGLAASGWHTAALTMRMIVDAMGGIAGGIIGGGGDLQWPRPTRPGDMLTLDVEVLEATPSRSRPERGSALIRYRTLNQAGEEVQVFTARAVVPRRPQG, encoded by the coding sequence GTGAGCGCGCTCTACCTCGAGGACCTGACACCGGGGCGGCGCTTCGCCGCCGGCCCGGTCACGGTCACCGAGGCGGAGATCATCGCCTTCGCGACCCGCTACGATCCCCAGCCCTTCCACACGGATCCCGCCGCGGCGCAGGACCACGCCCTGTTCCGGGGACTGGCGGCGAGCGGCTGGCACACCGCCGCACTCACCATGCGCATGATCGTCGACGCCATGGGCGGCATCGCCGGTGGCATCATCGGCGGTGGCGGCGACCTGCAATGGCCGCGCCCGACGCGCCCCGGCGACATGCTGACGCTGGATGTCGAGGTGCTGGAAGCGACGCCCTCGCGCTCGCGCCCCGAACGCGGATCCGCGCTGATCCGCTACCGCACCCTCAACCAGGCCGGCGAGGAAGTGCAGGTCTTCACGGCCCGCGCCGTGGTGCCGCGACGTCCGCAGGGCTGA
- the gorA gene encoding glutathione-disulfide reductase: MSYDFDLFVIGGGSAGVRCGRIAAGHGARVAVAEERFWGGTCVNVGCVPKKIMVNAAEYGAWAQDAAAFGWDMAVAGHDWAKLAAARDAEVARLSGIYGKLLAGAGVTSFDARATFLDPHTLDVGGQRVTAERIVIATGGTPMRLDIPGAELGLVSDDLFTLKALPKRAVVIGAGYIAVEFATILQGLGSEVDLMYRAPLPLRGFDEDVRGAAAEALAAQGMRLNPDARPTRITQLPGELMVAMSNNFMRETDAVFFCTGRAPNTAGLGLEKAGITPMSTGAIPVNDDHQTEQPHIYAIGDVIDRVNLTPMATAVGHALADTLFGNNARRASYKNVATAVFMSPPIATVGLTETEAAAAGPVDVYVTRFTPMRHTISKREGRKTLMKLVVDQASQRVLGAHMLGEDSAEIMQGIAIAIGMGATKQDFDRTIGIHPTAAEEFVTLRTRTRVAGVAAAAQ, translated from the coding sequence ATGTCCTACGACTTCGATCTGTTTGTCATCGGTGGCGGCTCGGCCGGCGTGCGCTGCGGGCGGATCGCCGCCGGCCATGGCGCGCGCGTGGCGGTGGCGGAGGAGCGCTTCTGGGGCGGCACCTGCGTTAATGTCGGCTGCGTGCCCAAGAAAATCATGGTGAACGCCGCCGAGTACGGCGCCTGGGCGCAGGATGCCGCGGCCTTCGGCTGGGACATGGCGGTGGCGGGCCATGACTGGGCGAAGCTTGCCGCCGCGCGGGATGCCGAGGTCGCGCGCCTGTCGGGCATCTACGGCAAGCTGCTGGCCGGCGCGGGCGTGACGTCCTTCGATGCACGCGCGACCTTCCTCGACCCGCATACGCTGGACGTCGGGGGGCAGCGCGTCACCGCCGAGCGCATCGTCATCGCCACCGGCGGCACGCCCATGCGCCTCGATATCCCGGGTGCGGAACTCGGCCTCGTCTCGGACGACCTGTTCACGCTGAAGGCGCTGCCCAAGCGCGCCGTTGTGATCGGCGCGGGCTACATCGCGGTGGAATTCGCCACCATCCTGCAGGGCCTGGGGTCGGAGGTGGACCTGATGTACCGCGCCCCGCTGCCGCTGCGCGGCTTCGACGAGGATGTGCGCGGCGCCGCCGCCGAAGCCCTCGCCGCGCAGGGCATGCGCCTTAACCCCGATGCCCGGCCCACCCGCATCACGCAGTTGCCCGGCGAACTGATGGTCGCGATGTCCAACAACTTCATGCGCGAGACGGATGCCGTGTTCTTCTGCACCGGCCGCGCGCCGAACACCGCGGGGTTGGGGCTTGAGAAGGCTGGCATCACGCCGATGTCCACCGGCGCCATCCCGGTGAACGACGATCACCAGACCGAGCAGCCGCACATCTACGCGATCGGCGACGTGATCGACCGGGTGAACCTGACGCCGATGGCGACTGCGGTCGGGCACGCGCTGGCGGATACGCTGTTCGGCAACAATGCGCGCCGCGCGTCGTACAAGAATGTCGCCACGGCGGTGTTCATGTCTCCGCCCATCGCGACGGTGGGGCTGACGGAAACCGAGGCCGCGGCGGCCGGGCCCGTCGATGTCTACGTCACGCGCTTCACGCCCATGCGCCACACCATCAGCAAGCGCGAGGGCCGCAAGACCCTAATGAAGCTGGTGGTGGACCAGGCGAGCCAGCGCGTGCTCGGCGCGCACATGCTGGGCGAGGACTCCGCCGAGATCATGCAGGGCATCGCCATCGCCATCGGCATGGGTGCCACCAAGCAGGATTTCGACCGCACCATCGGCATCCACCCCACGGCGGCCGAGGAATTCGTGACGCTGCGCACGCGCACCCGCGTGGCGGGCGTGGCGGCCGCGGCGCAATAG
- a CDS encoding MFS transporter produces the protein MPPAARLPIVFAATGHFLHHVLTGLFLTLAVVLERAWEMPYAEIITLWTIGAALIGLGAPAAGWLADRFGHARMMAVFFLGIGAASVVAGLVSGPTGMAAALAGIGLFGALYHPVALAWVSMAAPVEIRGRVMGWVGIAGSIGVALAAVIAGGIAALAGWRMAMIVPGVVTIAGGVALVMAILAGRVVQVAAQQPAPGAAPIEARAPFGVLAVLVVTFTLGSVAYTAFSTALPKWLSDSLSLDATDAARLGVVVGATLLLGSVGQLIGGRLADRLPFKWLYVATFALKLVPLALAALIGGPVAVVLAAVIGLTFDMSAPVENLLLARYSSGRRRGLAFGMKFAIGFAAAPIGVNMVAWAYGEAAGGAPALFGILAAMSAVMLAAALLLPREAAPVPRGLAAAE, from the coding sequence GTGCCACCCGCCGCGCGCCTGCCGATCGTCTTCGCCGCGACGGGGCATTTCCTGCACCACGTGCTGACGGGGCTTTTCCTGACCCTCGCCGTGGTGCTCGAACGCGCCTGGGAGATGCCCTATGCCGAGATCATCACGCTCTGGACCATCGGTGCCGCGCTGATCGGCCTTGGCGCGCCGGCGGCTGGGTGGCTGGCGGATCGCTTCGGCCATGCGCGGATGATGGCGGTGTTCTTCCTGGGCATCGGCGCGGCGTCCGTCGTGGCGGGACTGGTCAGTGGGCCGACCGGCATGGCGGCGGCGCTGGCGGGCATCGGCTTGTTCGGCGCGCTGTACCATCCGGTCGCGCTCGCCTGGGTCTCGATGGCTGCACCGGTCGAGATTCGTGGGCGCGTGATGGGCTGGGTCGGTATCGCGGGCAGCATCGGCGTGGCTCTCGCGGCGGTGATCGCGGGCGGCATTGCGGCGCTGGCGGGCTGGCGCATGGCGATGATCGTCCCTGGCGTCGTGACCATCGCGGGCGGCGTGGCGCTCGTGATGGCGATTTTGGCCGGGCGCGTCGTGCAGGTCGCCGCGCAACAGCCCGCACCTGGCGCGGCGCCCATCGAGGCCCGCGCGCCCTTCGGCGTGCTGGCGGTGCTGGTGGTGACCTTCACACTGGGGTCGGTCGCCTACACCGCCTTCAGTACGGCGTTGCCGAAGTGGCTGAGCGATTCGCTGTCGCTCGATGCGACCGACGCGGCGCGGCTTGGTGTCGTGGTGGGTGCGACGTTGCTCCTGGGCAGCGTCGGGCAGCTCATCGGCGGGCGGCTGGCGGATCGGTTGCCGTTCAAGTGGCTCTATGTCGCGACCTTCGCGCTGAAGCTGGTGCCGCTGGCGCTGGCGGCGCTGATCGGTGGTCCCGTCGCGGTGGTGCTGGCCGCCGTGATCGGCCTGACCTTCGACATGTCGGCGCCCGTCGAGAACCTGCTGCTCGCGCGCTATTCCTCAGGCCGCCGGCGCGGGCTCGCCTTCGGGATGAAGTTCGCGATCGGCTTCGCCGCCGCGCCGATCGGCGTGAACATGGTGGCCTGGGCCTATGGCGAGGCGGCGGGCGGTGCGCCGGCGCTGTTCGGCATCCTGGCGGCGATGTCGGCGGTGATGCTGGCGGCCGCGCTGCTGTTGCCGCGCGAGGCTGCGCCCGTACCACGCGGGCTGGCTGCGGCGGAGTAG
- a CDS encoding serine hydrolase domain-containing protein has product MDLNDDVAILMQRAVQAGEVPGLVVAAGGREQAGFVAGYGVRRLGAPEPMAPDTVVWIASMTKAITATAAMRLVEAGRLSLDAPAAEVVPALGAVQVLAGFDAAGQPILRAPKRAITLRHLLTHTSGFAYDMWSQEIARYRKATGTPAVTTCRNAALDLPLLSDPGEGWSYGIGIDWAGKMVEAVTGQRLGVHLAETIFAPLGMTDTAFRLRPDMRDRLAGMHARGADGALTPIAFEVEQDPEFEMGGGGLYSTAGDYMAFARMILNGGRHGRERLLKATTVAEMARDQIAPLSVQPMVSAVPAATNDADFFPGLSCGWGLSFLVNRAPTPQGRSAGGLAWAGLGNTYYWIDHGRGTAGVFLTQILPFFDAKAVELFRGFEAQMNGVA; this is encoded by the coding sequence ATGGACCTGAACGACGATGTCGCGATCCTGATGCAGCGGGCCGTCCAGGCCGGGGAGGTCCCGGGCCTGGTGGTGGCCGCCGGCGGGCGGGAGCAGGCCGGCTTCGTCGCCGGCTACGGCGTGCGGCGCCTTGGCGCGCCCGAGCCCATGGCGCCCGACACGGTGGTCTGGATCGCGTCCATGACCAAGGCGATCACGGCGACAGCGGCGATGCGCCTGGTCGAGGCCGGGCGTCTCTCGCTCGACGCCCCGGCCGCCGAGGTCGTACCGGCGCTGGGCGCGGTGCAGGTCCTGGCAGGCTTCGATGCGGCCGGACAGCCCATCCTGCGCGCGCCGAAGCGCGCCATCACGCTGCGCCACCTGCTGACGCATACCTCCGGCTTCGCCTACGACATGTGGAGCCAGGAGATTGCCCGTTACCGGAAGGCGACCGGCACGCCGGCGGTGACCACCTGCCGCAACGCCGCGCTGGACCTGCCGCTGTTGTCCGACCCTGGCGAGGGCTGGTCCTACGGCATCGGCATCGACTGGGCCGGCAAGATGGTCGAGGCCGTCACCGGCCAGCGCCTGGGCGTGCACCTGGCCGAGACGATCTTCGCCCCGCTTGGCATGACAGATACCGCGTTCAGGCTGCGCCCGGACATGCGCGACCGCCTGGCGGGCATGCATGCGCGCGGTGCCGACGGCGCGCTCACGCCTATTGCCTTCGAAGTCGAGCAGGATCCGGAATTCGAGATGGGCGGCGGTGGCCTCTATTCGACCGCGGGCGACTACATGGCCTTCGCGCGCATGATCCTGAACGGGGGGCGGCATGGCCGGGAACGGTTGCTCAAGGCCACGACCGTCGCCGAGATGGCGCGCGACCAGATCGCGCCGCTGTCGGTGCAGCCGATGGTCTCCGCGGTGCCGGCGGCTACCAACGACGCCGATTTCTTCCCCGGCCTGTCCTGCGGCTGGGGCCTGTCCTTCCTGGTCAACCGCGCGCCCACGCCGCAGGGCCGCTCGGCCGGTGGGCTGGCCTGGGCCGGGCTGGGGAATACCTACTACTGGATCGACCACGGCCGCGGGACGGCGGGGGTATTCCTCACCCAGATCCTGCCGTTCTTCGACGCGAAGGCGGTGGAGCTGTTCCGCGGGTTCGAGGCGCAGATGAACGGCGTGGCGTGA
- a CDS encoding class II 3-deoxy-7-phosphoheptulonate synthase has protein sequence MTARGWSPDSWRAMPIRQVPDYPDQAALAAMEGKIARFPPLVFAGEARRLRSALARAGDGQAFVLQGGDCAESFGDFTANVIRDTFRVLLQMAVVLTFGGSVPVVKLGRMAGQFAKPRSSDSETIGGVTLPSYRGDIINGPDFTSEARIPDPARMEFAYMQSAGTMNLLRAFATGGYADLHHVHRWNLGFVERSPLASRYADLATRIDQTLHFMQACGMSDLPQVRETDFYTSHESLLLPYEQALTRIDSTTGDAYACSAHFLWIGDRTRQPDGAHVEFLRGVKNPIGMKVGPSMDADELVRLTEILNPANEKGRLTLISRMGHDKVGAKLPGLLRAVQKAGRNVTWLCDPMHGNTTTVAGYKTRVFDSILAEVRGFFDAHEAEGTIAGGVHVEMTGSDVTECLGGAHRLSETDLSANYATFCDPRLNAEQSLELAFLIAEELKARKSAGQAAPAQAAQ, from the coding sequence ATGACCGCGCGTGGCTGGAGCCCCGATTCATGGCGGGCGATGCCGATCCGGCAGGTGCCGGACTATCCGGACCAGGCGGCGCTTGCCGCGATGGAAGGGAAGATCGCGCGATTTCCCCCTCTGGTTTTTGCAGGCGAGGCCCGGCGCCTCCGGTCTGCACTCGCGCGGGCCGGTGATGGCCAGGCCTTCGTGCTGCAGGGCGGCGACTGCGCCGAGAGCTTCGGCGACTTCACCGCCAACGTCATCCGCGACACCTTCCGGGTGCTGCTGCAGATGGCCGTGGTGCTGACCTTTGGCGGGTCGGTGCCGGTTGTGAAGCTCGGTCGCATGGCTGGGCAATTCGCCAAGCCGCGGTCGTCGGACAGCGAGACGATCGGCGGCGTGACGCTGCCATCCTACCGCGGCGACATCATCAACGGGCCGGACTTCACGTCGGAAGCCCGCATCCCCGACCCGGCGCGCATGGAATTCGCCTACATGCAGTCGGCCGGCACGATGAACCTGCTGCGCGCCTTCGCGACCGGCGGCTATGCCGACCTGCATCACGTGCACCGCTGGAACCTTGGCTTCGTCGAGCGTAGCCCGTTGGCGAGCCGCTATGCGGACCTCGCGACGCGCATCGACCAGACGCTGCACTTCATGCAGGCGTGTGGGATGTCCGACCTGCCGCAGGTGCGCGAGACGGATTTCTACACCAGCCACGAAAGCCTGCTGCTGCCTTATGAGCAGGCGCTGACGCGAATCGATTCCACCACCGGCGATGCCTATGCGTGCTCGGCCCACTTCCTGTGGATCGGCGACCGCACCCGCCAGCCCGACGGCGCGCATGTGGAATTCCTGCGCGGCGTGAAGAATCCGATCGGCATGAAGGTCGGCCCGTCAATGGACGCGGACGAGCTGGTGCGCCTGACCGAAATCCTGAACCCGGCGAATGAGAAGGGGCGCCTCACGCTCATCTCCCGCATGGGCCACGACAAGGTGGGCGCGAAGCTGCCGGGGCTACTGCGCGCAGTGCAGAAGGCCGGGCGCAACGTCACCTGGCTGTGCGACCCGATGCACGGCAACACCACCACCGTCGCCGGCTACAAGACCCGCGTCTTCGACTCCATCCTGGCCGAGGTGCGCGGCTTCTTCGACGCGCATGAGGCCGAGGGCACCATCGCTGGTGGCGTGCATGTCGAGATGACCGGCTCGGACGTCACGGAATGCCTGGGTGGGGCGCATCGGCTGAGCGAGACCGACCTGTCGGCCAACTACGCCACCTTCTGCGACCCGCGGCTGAATGCCGAGCAGTCGCTGGAGCTGGCCTTCCTGATCGCGGAGGAGTTGAAGGCGCGCAAGTCGGCCGGCCAGGCGGCGCCGGCCCAGGCCGCGCAGTGA
- a CDS encoding nicotinate phosphoribosyltransferase, with translation MARRAAPDAPAADTSDAAIAARTDSYFNRTKAIVQHFGDARVTYAVFLRRPVVSAPRLMLDWLRAVAKARGADIDIELMHEEGQWVGAGDPLLYVTGSFVALADLETILLQKLGAACVAAHNAYQMCLELPGVAFLAMEARHCAGAEMQEMMAYAAAVGSRAAQKEGARGFIGNANDATAHWFGQDAGRGTMPHALIGYAGSTVRAAEMFHEAFPSEALTVLVDYFGREVTDGLEVARRFPALAAEGRLAMRLDTHGGRFLEGLDPAESYAVLERHAPGAIRRYRNETELRHLVGTGVSAAAVWRMREALDEAGFPKVRIVASSGFGVVKCRVMHEAKAPIDVVGTGSFIPDIWSETYATADIVDYDGAARVKVGREFLLRHGEARKKNGGHG, from the coding sequence GTGGCGCGGCGTGCGGCGCCCGATGCGCCGGCGGCCGATACCTCCGACGCGGCGATCGCCGCGCGCACGGATTCCTACTTCAACCGCACCAAGGCGATCGTGCAGCACTTCGGCGATGCGCGCGTGACCTACGCCGTGTTCCTGCGCCGGCCGGTCGTCTCGGCCCCGCGGCTGATGCTGGACTGGCTGCGGGCGGTCGCAAAGGCGCGCGGCGCGGACATCGACATCGAGCTGATGCACGAGGAAGGGCAGTGGGTCGGCGCAGGCGATCCGCTGCTCTATGTCACAGGGTCCTTCGTCGCGCTGGCGGATCTCGAGACCATCCTGCTGCAGAAGCTGGGTGCAGCCTGTGTCGCTGCCCACAACGCCTACCAGATGTGCCTGGAACTGCCGGGCGTGGCGTTCCTGGCGATGGAAGCGCGGCACTGCGCCGGCGCCGAGATGCAGGAAATGATGGCCTATGCCGCCGCGGTGGGTTCGCGCGCCGCGCAGAAGGAAGGCGCGCGCGGCTTCATCGGCAATGCCAACGACGCGACCGCGCATTGGTTCGGCCAGGATGCCGGGCGCGGCACCATGCCGCATGCGCTGATCGGCTATGCCGGGTCCACCGTGCGTGCCGCCGAGATGTTCCACGAGGCCTTCCCGTCCGAGGCGCTGACCGTGCTGGTGGATTACTTCGGGCGTGAGGTCACGGACGGGCTGGAGGTGGCGCGCCGCTTCCCCGCGCTGGCGGCGGAAGGCCGGCTGGCGATGCGCCTCGACACCCATGGCGGGCGCTTCCTGGAAGGGCTCGACCCGGCGGAATCCTATGCGGTGCTGGAACGCCACGCGCCCGGCGCCATCCGCCGCTACCGCAACGAGACGGAGCTGCGCCACCTGGTCGGCACCGGCGTGTCCGCCGCCGCCGTCTGGCGCATGCGCGAGGCATTGGACGAGGCCGGCTTCCCGAAGGTCCGCATCGTCGCGTCCTCCGGCTTCGGCGTGGTGAAGTGCCGCGTCATGCACGAGGCCAAGGCGCCGATCGACGTGGTCGGCACGGGGTCGTTCATTCCCGACATCTGGAGCGAGACCTACGCCACCGCCGACATCGTCGACTACGACGGCGCGGCGCGCGTGAAGGTCGGGCGCGAATTCCTGCTGCGGCACGGCGAGGCACGGAAGAAGAACGGCGGCCACGGTTGA
- a CDS encoding DMT family transporter — protein sequence MADAHERRIGYACAFGVLFVWTGFLLTARLSPSQGLAPIDTLMLRHGGAFIAALVLVAVRGWPRLPAGHALVLTVFAGFGFPYAAYLAFTFAPAAHGGVMLPGMLPFHIALVWWIAFGERWTGRRLASLALVATGVGLLASDTFRDHPGAWRGDLIFLAGGLSWAIYMAFVRRWGVLALDATLAVALYSAPFTLVAWWWFSGIEGFAGVSQGALAFQLVYQGVFAVLVAGFLFTRAMNALGAVTTSTITSLVPGMTALAAWPLLGEPLGVAGLAGVAVVTAGMVFGVAASR from the coding sequence ATGGCCGATGCCCACGAGCGCCGCATCGGCTATGCCTGCGCCTTCGGCGTGCTGTTCGTCTGGACCGGCTTCCTGCTGACCGCGCGGCTGTCGCCAAGCCAGGGCCTGGCGCCGATCGACACGCTGATGCTGCGCCATGGCGGGGCCTTCATCGCAGCGTTGGTACTGGTCGCGGTGCGCGGCTGGCCCCGCCTGCCGGCGGGCCATGCGCTGGTGCTAACGGTCTTCGCCGGCTTCGGCTTCCCCTATGCCGCTTACTTGGCCTTCACCTTTGCCCCGGCGGCGCATGGCGGGGTGATGCTGCCCGGCATGCTGCCGTTCCACATCGCCCTGGTGTGGTGGATCGCCTTCGGCGAGCGCTGGACGGGGCGGCGCCTCGCATCCCTGGCGCTGGTCGCGACCGGCGTGGGGCTGCTGGCGTCGGACACCTTCCGCGACCATCCCGGCGCCTGGCGGGGCGACCTGATCTTCCTGGCCGGCGGCCTGTCCTGGGCGATCTACATGGCCTTCGTGCGGCGCTGGGGCGTGCTGGCGCTGGATGCGACGCTGGCAGTGGCGCTGTATTCCGCGCCCTTCACGCTGGTGGCGTGGTGGTGGTTTTCGGGCATCGAGGGCTTCGCCGGCGTCTCGCAGGGCGCGCTGGCCTTCCAGCTTGTCTACCAGGGCGTCTTCGCCGTGCTGGTGGCCGGCTTCCTGTTCACCCGCGCGATGAACGCGCTGGGCGCGGTGACGACCAGCACCATCACCTCCCTGGTGCCGGGCATGACCGCGCTGGCGGCCTGGCCGCTGCTGGGCGAACCGCTGGGCGTCGCGGGGCTGGCCGGCGTCGCGGTGGTGACGGCGGGCATGGTGTTCGGCGTCGCGGCTTCGCGTTGA
- a CDS encoding NAD+ synthase — MADTLKIALAQINTTHVGALRANADRIRAARAEGARLGADLVVTPEFSVGGYLPEDLVRKPAYVAASAEVIAELAAETADGGPGLIVGGPWQDGDKLFNAAFLLEGGRIAARRAKHELPNYGVFDEKRVFDAGPVPGPIAFRGFRIGLMVCEDWWLPTVAETLCETGAEMLLSINGSPFEADKHDRQRLPLAVSRVVETGLPFVFLGQVGGQDEIVFDGASFVLNPDRSLAHLLPMFAERVVLTEWRREGERLVCTPGEVARTPDRLGQVYGAMTLGLRDYVEKNGFPGVVLGLSGGIDSAISAAVAVDALGADRVHAVMMPSPYTSGESLEDAAQCARLLGIRYDTIGIGPAMEAFGAMLAPAFGNRPPDITEENLQSRIRGVTLMALSNKFGSMLLTTGNKSEMSTGYATIYGDMAGGYSVLKDVYKTMVFALCRWRNAHRLADAKGPDGLVMPERVITKPPSAELRPDQKDQDSLPPYEVLDAILEGLIEGEKSVDALVAEGHDRALVLRVWKLLDRAEYKRRQAPPGVKITPRAFGRDRRYPITNGFTALVS, encoded by the coding sequence ATGGCCGACACGCTGAAGATCGCGCTTGCCCAGATCAACACCACGCATGTCGGTGCCTTGCGCGCCAATGCGGATCGCATCCGCGCGGCGCGGGCGGAGGGCGCGCGCCTCGGCGCGGACCTGGTGGTGACGCCGGAATTCTCGGTGGGCGGCTACCTGCCCGAGGACCTCGTTCGCAAGCCGGCCTATGTCGCCGCCTCCGCCGAGGTCATCGCTGAACTCGCCGCCGAGACCGCCGATGGCGGCCCGGGCCTGATCGTGGGCGGACCCTGGCAGGACGGCGACAAGCTGTTCAACGCCGCCTTCCTGCTGGAGGGCGGGCGCATCGCCGCGCGCCGCGCCAAGCACGAATTGCCGAACTACGGCGTCTTCGACGAAAAGCGCGTGTTCGACGCCGGCCCGGTGCCCGGCCCCATCGCCTTCCGCGGCTTCCGGATCGGCCTGATGGTCTGCGAGGATTGGTGGCTGCCGACCGTCGCGGAGACGCTGTGCGAGACCGGCGCGGAGATGCTGCTGTCGATCAACGGCTCCCCCTTCGAGGCCGACAAGCACGACCGGCAGCGCCTGCCTCTGGCGGTCTCCCGCGTTGTCGAGACCGGGCTGCCCTTCGTCTTCCTCGGCCAGGTGGGTGGGCAGGACGAGATCGTCTTCGACGGCGCCTCCTTCGTGCTGAACCCCGACCGGTCGCTGGCGCATCTGCTGCCGATGTTCGCCGAACGCGTGGTGCTGACCGAATGGCGGCGCGAAGGCGAACGGCTGGTCTGCACGCCCGGCGAGGTCGCGCGCACGCCCGACCGGCTCGGGCAGGTCTATGGCGCCATGACGCTCGGCCTGCGGGACTATGTGGAGAAGAACGGGTTCCCGGGCGTGGTGCTGGGCCTGTCGGGCGGCATCGATTCCGCCATCTCGGCCGCCGTCGCGGTGGATGCGCTGGGCGCGGACCGCGTCCATGCGGTGATGATGCCATCGCCCTACACCAGCGGCGAAAGCCTGGAGGATGCAGCGCAATGCGCCCGCCTGCTGGGCATCCGCTACGACACCATCGGCATCGGCCCGGCGATGGAGGCCTTCGGCGCGATGCTGGCGCCGGCCTTCGGCAATCGCCCGCCTGACATCACCGAGGAGAACCTGCAGTCGCGCATCCGCGGCGTCACGCTGATGGCGCTGTCGAACAAGTTCGGATCGATGCTGCTGACGACCGGCAACAAGTCCGAGATGAGCACCGGCTACGCCACCATCTATGGCGACATGGCCGGCGGCTATTCCGTGCTGAAGGATGTCTACAAGACCATGGTCTTCGCGTTGTGCCGCTGGCGCAACGCGCACCGCCTGGCCGATGCGAAGGGCCCCGATGGGCTGGTGATGCCCGAGCGTGTCATCACCAAGCCACCCAGCGCGGAACTGCGCCCTGACCAGAAGGACCAGGACAGCCTGCCGCCGTACGAGGTGCTGGACGCGATCCTCGAAGGGCTGATCGAGGGCGAGAAATCCGTCGATGCGCTGGTCGCTGAGGGCCATGATCGCGCCTTGGTGCTGCGCGTCTGGAAGCTGCTGGACCGCGCCGAATACAAGCGCCGCCAGGCGCCACCGGGGGTGAAGATCACGCCCCGCGCGTTTGGCCGCGACCGGCGGTATCCGATCACCAACGGCTTCACGGCGCTGGTGTCGTGA
- the gltX gene encoding glutamate--tRNA ligase: protein MKLRFAPSPTGLLHVGNARVALANWLHARRHGGAFILRLDDTDLERSKPEFAAAIEEDLRWLGLDWDERVAQSDRLDRYAAAAETLKAAGRLYPCFETEEELAYKRERRRREGKPPLYDREALRMTPDQIERAIANGKQPYWRFKLAPRTVAWHDLVLGERSVKLSAISDPVLVRADGSPLYTFTSVVDDLDMAITHVIRGEDHVTNTGIQLDLFAALGGNVMHLNFAHLPLLTDQDGGALSKRLGSISLRHLRKDGIEPAALAGYLAALGTSADPVPGMPTALAQHWDITRVSHATARFDTRQMLALNRRVLHDAPFDAMRDRLPEGADEAWWLAIRGNLDLLREARPWFDIVRGTIVPPVQEGEGDFLAAALAALPPEPWDGTTWGAWTGALKASTGRKGKALFLPLRLALTGEEHGPDLATLLPLIGRDRAALRLRLSSGA from the coding sequence ATGAAACTCCGCTTCGCGCCGTCACCCACCGGGCTGCTGCATGTCGGCAATGCCCGCGTGGCCCTCGCCAACTGGCTGCATGCGCGCCGGCATGGCGGTGCCTTCATCCTGCGCCTGGACGACACCGACCTCGAACGCTCGAAGCCCGAATTCGCCGCGGCGATCGAGGAGGATCTGCGCTGGCTTGGTCTCGACTGGGATGAGCGTGTCGCGCAGTCGGACAGGCTCGACCGCTACGCTGCCGCCGCCGAAACCCTGAAGGCCGCCGGCCGCCTGTATCCCTGCTTCGAGACCGAGGAGGAACTCGCCTACAAGCGCGAACGCCGCCGGCGCGAGGGCAAGCCGCCCTTGTACGACCGCGAGGCGCTGCGCATGACGCCCGACCAGATCGAGCGCGCCATCGCCAACGGCAAGCAGCCGTATTGGCGCTTCAAGCTCGCGCCCCGCACCGTCGCCTGGCACGACCTGGTGCTGGGCGAGCGCAGCGTGAAGCTTTCCGCGATCTCCGACCCCGTGCTGGTGCGCGCCGATGGGTCGCCGCTGTATACCTTCACCAGCGTGGTGGATGACCTCGACATGGCCATCACGCATGTGATCCGCGGCGAGGATCACGTCACCAATACCGGCATCCAGCTCGACCTGTTCGCAGCCCTCGGCGGCAACGTGATGCACCTGAACTTCGCGCATCTGCCGCTGCTGACCGACCAGGATGGCGGCGCGCTGTCCAAGCGCCTGGGGTCGATCTCGTTGCGGCATCTCCGCAAGGACGGGATCGAGCCTGCCGCGCTGGCGGGGTATCTGGCGGCGCTCGGCACATCGGCCGACCCGGTGCCTGGGATGCCGACGGCCCTCGCGCAGCACTGGGACATCACCCGCGTCTCCCATGCCACCGCACGCTTCGACACCCGGCAGATGCTGGCGCTGAACCGCCGCGTGCTGCACGACGCGCCCTTCGACGCCATGCGCGACCGCCTGCCCGAGGGCGCGGACGAGGCCTGGTGGCTCGCGATCCGCGGCAACCTCGACCTGCTGCGCGAGGCACGGCCCTGGTTCGACATCGTGCGCGGCACCATCGTGCCGCCAGTGCAGGAGGGGGAAGGGGATTTCCTTGCCGCCGCGCTGGCCGCGCTGCCGCCCGAACCCTGGGATGGCACGACCTGGGGGGCCTGGACCGGCGCGCTGAAGGCCAGCACCGGCCGCAAGGGCAAGGCGCTGTTCCTGCCGCTGCGCCTGGCCCTGACCGGCGAGGAACACGGCCCGGACCTCGCCACCCTGCTGCCGCTGATCGGGCGCGACCGCGCGGCCCTTCGCCTGCGCCTGTCATCGGGCGCTTGA